The window CTTGGATTGATGTCGGAGTGCAGAAGAGTGCCAACCGTCCGGGTCGTCATGTTTCGCGGCGCGCATGAAAGATAAAGCCCAGGAAATTCAGCAAAATTTGTGCCGCAAGGATCTGCGTAGAACCGGAGGGATCGTAATCGGGCGCAACCTCAACCAGATCAATGCCCACAATGTCATGACGATTTGCCGCGGCCTGTAGCAGCTCCAGAACCTCGTAATAGAGAAACCCGCCATGAGAGGGCGTGCCGGTGCCGGGCGCGATTGATGGGCAGAAGGCGTCGATGTCGATCGTCACGTATAGACGTGCACCAACGGGGATGTGGGCCAGCACGCCGCCGATGCCCATATCGCGGGCCTGCCTGACGCTGATAATATCAGACCCCATGGCACGGGCGTCGTCATAGCCTTCTTTGGCTGTAGAGCTGACGTTCCGAATACCAACTTGCGTTAGGCCGGTGACATAGGGCTGTTCGGCAGCACGGCGCATCGGGTTGCCGTGGCCGTTGCGGACACCGTGTCTTTCATTCACAAAATCCAGATGCGCGTCGATTTGCAGGATGTGGATGTCGCCCTGACCGTCAAAGGCTCGGATGCAGGGGATATTGATCGAATGGTCGCCCCCAATCACAACAGGAAGGGCTGCGGCGTCGAGCGCTGCACGCACGCCTGCCTCGATATTGGCGTGGCTGGCTTCGGTGTCCGTGTGGATAATATCGGCATCGCCCATGTCCACGATGTTCACGTCGCCGGGCAGATAGGTCAGATCGTCCTCATGGTCATACGCGCCCGCATGACCAAAACTGAACAAGGTAGATGCCTCGCGCACGCCGCGTGGGCCGAACCGCGCCCCTGCACGATATTGCGTGCCCGCATCAAATGGCGCGCCGAGGATCGCAACATCCGCGTCGAGCTTGGCCCAATCAGGCTCGTAAGGGCGTTTGCCGAATGTTGAGATGCCGACAAATGGCAGGTCCAGCCTACCGCTCTCATAGCCGTGTTTGCTCATCACACTCTCCTGTTTCGCCGCAGCTTTGGACAAGTGCAAATCAAATGCAAGGGTGGGCGTCTCTGGGCCTTTTCAATCCGGTCTATCCGTGAAATAGCAAACCGCCAAATGATGCCATTACCCATGGAGGTTGTTATGGAGATTCGTGAGGCCCTGACGTTCGATGATGTGTTGCTGGTTCCTGCCGCCTCATCGGTCCTGCCTTCCACCGCAGATACCCGTACCCGTGTGACCAAATCGATCGCGCTGAACATACCCTTGCTCAGCTCTGCGATGGATACGGTTACCGAAGGGCGCATGGCGATTGCCATGGCACAGGCCGGCGGAATGGGCGTGATCCACCGCAACCTGACGACTGAGGAACAGGCCAAAGAGGTCCGCCGCGTCAAACGGTTTGAAAGCGGTATTGTGTATAATCCGATCACTCTGAAAGCCAATCAGACTTTGGCCGATGCCAAGGCGTTGCAGGCCCGATACAACGTCACCGGCTTTCCGGTCGTTGATGAAACGGGGCGCGTTGTCGGTATCGTAACCAACCGCGACATGCGTTTTGCCCATCTTGATGACACGCCGGTGCATTTGATGATGAGCAGCGACAATCTGGCGATCCTGCAGGAACCTGCTGACCGCGAAGAAGCTATCAGCCTGATGAAAGCGCGCCGCATTGAAAAACTGCTGGTGACTGATGGCAAAGGCAAACTGACGGGCCTGCTGACGCTCAAAGATACCGAGCAAGCCGTGCTTAATCCGACTGCTTGCAAGGACGAGCTTGGGCGTCTGCGCGTGGCGGCTGCGACCACCACAGGCGATGCCGGTTTCGAGCGGTCTCAGGCATTGGTCGATGCGGGCGTGGATATGATCGTGATCGACACCGCACATGGACACTCCGAAGGGGTGGCGATTGCCGTGGAACGCGCCAAGAAGCTTAGCAATGAGGTTCAGGTTGTTGCCGGGAACGTGGCAACTGGCGAAGCGACACGCGCGCTGATCGGCGCGGGCGCCGATGCGGTTAAGGTCGGCATCGGACCGGGCTCAATCTGCACGACGCGTATGGTTGCCGGTGTTGGTGTGCCACAGCTGACAGCAATCATGGATTGCGCGAAGGCTGCGGGTGAAACGCCTGTGATCGCCGATGGTGGCATCAAATTCTCGGGCGATTTTGCCAAGGCGATTGCGGCTGGTGCTTCTTGTGCAATGGTCGGTTCGATGATTGCAGGTACAGATGAAAGCCCTGGAGAAGTCATTCTATATCAGGGCCGTAGCTTTAAAAGCTACCGTGGTATGGGCAGTCTTGGCGCCATGGCCAGCGGGTCTGCTGACCGGTATTTCCAGAAGGATGCTGCCAGTGACAAGCTGGTGCCGGAAGGCATCGAAGGACAAGTGGCTTACAAGGGAAGTGCCGCTGCGGTGGTACACCAGATGGTCGGCGGTTTGCGCGCGGCCATGGGTTACACTGGTTGTGGAACCGTTGATGAAATGCGCAAGAACTGCAATTTTGTCAAAATCACCGGCGCGGGTCTGAAAGAAAGCCACGTGCATGACGTTCAGATCACCCGTGAATCTCCCAACTACAGGATTGGCTAGACTATGACACCTGCTGCACGGGTGGCTGCCGCCATCGAGATACTTGATATGATCGGTGACGGCTTGCCAGCCGAGCAGGTTTTAACGCGTTGGGGACGGGGTAACCGTTTTGCCGGTTCCAAAGACCGGGCGGCGATCCGCGACCATGTTTTTGACGTATTGCGCGTGCGTCGTTCAGCTGCATGGCTGGGGAATGCTGCTACAGGGCGCGGTTTGATGATCGGCTTGCTTCGTTTGCAGGGCATTGATCCTGCAACCCTATTTACTGGCGAAGGTCATGCACCCGCGCCTTTGATGGATCATGAGATGCAGCTTCCGGAGGGCGAAATGCCCGACGCGGATGCGTGGAATTTACCCGATTGGCTGACTGAGCGATTTGCAGAAGGTCTGGGTGATGCAGCAGCGGAGACCGCGCAGAAGCTGCAAGGTCGCGCACCAGTGACGCTCCGGGTAAATGTTGCAAAAACAAATACCTCTGATGCTATCCTCATGTTGAAAGAGGCTGGCGTCGAGGTTGTGGAAAATCCTTTGAGTGCGACGGCCTTGACGGTTGTTGAGGGCAGTCGGCGCATCCGCAATGCTCCTGCGTATATGGATGGCTTTGTCGAGCTACAGGACGCAAGTAGTCAGGCGGTCGTCGATGCGTTGCCACAGGCTGGCCGCGTGCTTGACTATTGCGCTGGCGGCGGCGGTAAGGCGCTGGCAATTGCGGCCCGCGGGGCCGATGCGGTTTTCGCTCATGACATAGATGTTGGACGGATGCGCGATCTGCCATTGCGCGCCGCCCGTGCAGAGGCCGAGATCACCCAGCTTGAGGGCAGTGATCTAGCGACCTTTGGACCCTACGATCTGGTTCTGGTTGATGCGCCGTGTTCCGGCAGCGGTTCTTGGCGGCGTGCGCCTGAGGCCAAGTGGCGTTTGACGCCAGAGCAGCTTGCTCAGACAATGGACCTGCAGGACAGCATTCTGGATGCAGCGGCGGCACTTGTCGCAGAGGGCGGGACCCTTGTCTACGCGACCTGTTCGATCCTGCCTGATGAAAACCAACAGCGTGTTGCTGCGTTTCTGGCGCGCAATAACGGCTGGGTTTGCACGTGGGAAAAGACGTTTGAGGTCAGCGATCTGGGTGACGGTTTCTACTCCGCACACTTGACGCAAAGCAACTAATTACAAAAAAATTGCCGGCTGCGGGAATGTTGTATGCCATTTTCGGATACGGTTAATAGGCGGTTAACCCTTCGGCCCAAGAGTAGACTGAATGATTCGGGATTTGATTCCTGAAAGCGCTGGAAGGGAAGTTATGCATCGGACAAGGGGCACCTGGCTGACGGATAGGGTGGTTTTGGCGACGCCTCAACGTTTAGGAGCCCTTCTTGTTTTGGCGCTGCTACTTGGCGGGGCCGCATGGGGTGCTCTTGACGGGGCGGCGCAGATTGGCGCGGGTGCGGCCAGTGTCAGCCTGCTTTGTGTCTGTCTCGCTTTACTGGTGCTGCGTGTCGGCCATAAACTGGCGCAGGAGCGGAGCCATAATTCGGTGGCGCATTTTGTCACCAACGATAGCGCGCCCAGTTTCATCACGAGTCATGATGGCCAGATCGATTTCGCCAATCCCGCGGCTGACCGCATATTCGGGGCCACCAAGGACCGTACGATGGCATCGGTGTTGGCGGATCGGATGGGAAACCCTGGACCGGTGCTTTTCCGTTTGCAATCGCGGGCTGAGATAAATGGTTCTGCGCGCGAAGAGATTGTGACCAACAGCGGCCAGATATTACTGGCAGTACATGCGATTGGTTCTGATGGTTTCGCGTGGCGGGTTGAGCCGCAGAACACACAGGCTGCTGCCGGTCTCATGGGTGATAGCCGCATTTTACCAATGCTAATGGTTGGGCGAAGCGGGGCGATCCTGTCTATGAACCACGCTGCCCGGCAGTTTATCGGAATGAGAAGCAAATCCTTGGACGGTATCTTTGCCGAACAGGTTGTTGTTCCCGGTACGGTAATGCAGGTGGCCACCACTGCAGGAAGCAAACCCGCTTTGATCGCCCAAACGGATGCGGGGGCGGGACGGTCGGCCATCTATTTTTTACCGCCGCCAACCGCAGGCGAAGCGCTGCCAAATCCGGATTGGCAGGTCTTTCAGGATATGCCAATCCCGATGATCAAGATCGCTCTCGATGGAACAGTCCAGTCCTTTAACAAACGGGCATCCAATCTGATTGGTGTTGTTCTTACAGAGGGTGCGCATTTATCGGCGCTTATGGAGGGGCTGGGCAGGTCCATCTCGGATTGGCTTGAAGACACATTGGCTGGCAGGTTGGTGCAAAAATCCGAATTCCTGCGCCTTACGCGTGGGGATCGCGAGGCCTTTGTTCAGGTCACCTTGAACCGTATTGAAGAGGATGGAGTGCCAGCGTTGATTGCTGTGTTGCATGATGCGACAGAGCTCAAGTCGCTTGAGGCGCAATTTGTTCAGAGTCAGAAAATGCAGGCGATCGGACAACTTGCCGGCGGTGTGGCGCATGATTTCAATAACTTGCTTACGGCTATCTCTGGCCACTGCGATCTGTTGCTCTTGCGTCATGACCAAGGTGATAGCGACTATAGCGACCTCATCCAGATTAACCAAAATGCGAACCGTGCTGCGGCGCTGGTGGGGCAACTGCTTGCCTTCTCTCGAAAACAGACGTTGCGGCCTGAAACTCTTGATATGCGGGACACCCTGGCTGATCTGACCCATCTGCTGAACAGATTGGTCGGGGAAAAGGTGACGCTGACACTAAGCCATGATCCGGTGCTTCAGCCGATCCGGGCTGACAAGCGGCAGTTGGAACAGGTCTTGATGAACCTTGTGGTGAACGCCCGCGACGCCATGCCTTCGGGCGGTGAAATTCGGATCGTGACAGAATGTACAAACCTGAAAGACCCGATGTCACGCGATCAGGTCACAGTTCCTGCGGGTGAATACGTGACCATCAAGGTTAGTGATGATGGCTTTGGTATTGCATCAGATAAATTACAAAAGGTTTTTGAGCCTTTTTTCACGACGAAGCGCACAGGTGAGGGGACGGGCCTTGGCCTTTCAACGGCTTACGGTATTATCAAACAAACGGGCGGCTATATTTTCGTGGACAGTCGCGAAGGGGTCGGAACGTGTTTTACGCTATATTTCCCTGTTCTTGTCCAAACGGCCAAACTCGAAGTCCCAAAATCGAAAGAGGCGGGACCAATCGTTAAGACAGCACCTAAGGGTGGTGTTATCTTGCTGGTCGAGGACGAAGCACCGGTGCGTGCCTTTGCCAGCAGAGCACTGCGGTTGCGGGGCTATACTGTTCTCGAAGCCGAAAACGCGGAAGCTGCGCTGGAAACTCTCGAAGACCAAGATCTAAAGATTGATGTCTTTGTCACGGATGTCGTTATGCCGGGGATGGACGGGCCAAGCTGGGTACGTGAAGCGCTCAAGATGCGGCCTGATGTCAGGGTCGTATTCGTATCAGGTTATGCTGAAGATAGCCTTGGAGAAGCTCAAAAGAAGATTCCAAATTCGGTATTCTTGCCCAAGCCGTTCTCATTGAATGACTTGACGGAAACCGTAAACAAGCAGCTCCACTAACCGCTTGGAATACTGTCATAAAGCGCAAACTCATCGGCAAATTTTCGGCGGAACCTTTCCTCAATCTCAGGCGACAATGCGATCTCTATCGCGGGTGATACGTTTTCCTGGGCCAGAGACAGCTTCACATCCAGTCTGTCTTCCAGAAAGCTTTGCAGACTTTGCTGATCCTCATACCGGAACAGATGCGTAATGCCCGTGCCATTAGGTTGGCGCTCAAGGAATTTGAGCTGGCTACCCACCTCAGCAAAACCAGGCCGCTTTCCTTTCATGTAACCCAGCACAAAATCATCAAAGCTGATTCCGAAAGTATTGTTGGGTTTGTCCTTCATAAACGGGCGTTGTCGGTACCTGTACCAGCTGCTGAGCCAGCTCACTGGATCACGCATAACGGCCATCAGCTCCATTTCCGCATCGCAAACGTTCAAAAACATCGGCCGGATGAATCGGTTGTACCGATAGACCGGTGCATGCTTTAGCAGGGGCGGATCAGTGATTGCCATATCAGCCCGGGTGGCCAACGCAGTTTGGTAGGCTGTTGAGCCCGTCTTTGGTACAGATAGGAACGCGAGACGTTCTTTAAAGAAAACAAGCATCTAAGATCTCCGGTTCCGGTCAGCATACAAACTGCCTGCTGCATAAACAACTTCTTAACCAATGGTCTGCAAAGTCGGGGTAGCAAAAATTCGATTGAAATGTTCTGCGTTTGTGCTCATAAGAACATTAATAGAACATAACCACATTGTGACAGGGGCGATTGCCGCCACCGTCGCCCTGTGACAGTAAGGGAAGAACCCAAATGGCAACGGCAGATCTTTTGAATATGGATAAGAAATCAGCGGACAAACAAAAAGCGCTCGACAGCGCTCTGGCGCAGATCGAGCGGCAGTTTGGCAAAGGCTCAATCATGAAGCTGGGATCGGAAGGTGCGATACAGGATATCACGTCATCCTCGACCGGCTCGCTTGGGCTAGACATTGCGCTTGGCATCGGCGGTTTGCCGATGGGGCGTATCATCGAGATTTATGGCCCAGAATCATCAGGTAAAACCACTCTGACACTGCACTGTATTGCCGAGCAGCAAAAAGCCGGCGGCGTATGCGCGTTTGTCGATGCTGAGCATGCGCTTGACCCGCAGTATGCCCGTAAGCTGGGCGTCGACATTGACGAGCTGCTGATCTCGCAGCCCGACACAGGTGAGCAGGCATTGGAAATCACCGATACCCTGGTTCGGTCGGGCGCTGTGAACATGGTCGTTGTGGATTCGGTTGCGGCCCTGACGCCAAAGTCAGAACTTGAAGGTGAAATGGGCGACAGCTCGGTCGGGGTTCAGGCGCGTCTGATGAGCAAGGCGATGCGCAAGCTGACCGGCTCGATCTCTCGGTCAAACTGTATGGTGATCTTCATCAACCAGATCCGGATGAAAATCGGCGTGATGTTTGGCTCTCCCGAGACAACGACCGGTGGTAACGCCCTGAAGTTCTATTCGTCCGTGCGTCTGGACATCCGTCGTATCGGTTCTCTTAAGGACCGCGATGAGGTTGTGGGCAACCAGACTCGCGTCAAGATCGTCAAGAACAAGGTCGCAGCACCATTCAAGCAGGTCGAATTCGACATCATGTACGGTGAAGGCATCTCAAAAATGGGTGAACTGCTGGATATGGGGGTTAAAGCCGGTATCGTCGATAAGTCGGGCAGTTGGTTTTCGTACGGGGATGAACGGATCGGGCAGGGGCGTGAGAACGCCAAAAACTATCTGCGCGAACACGAGACTATGGCGATCGAGATCGAAGACAAAATCCGTGCCTCTCACGGGCTAGATTTTAACGGCTCTGAAAATGCCGACGATCCCAGTATTCTGGACGATTGATCGCCTGATTTCGACATTGAACCTGAAAAAGGGTGCGTGCCATGCGGCGCGTGCCCTTTTTTGCTTCGCCGCCTGTGGACAGCACCTTATGCCAGCGTTATCTCAGCAAAAGACTTTCGCCCGCCCAAAGGATGGATCCCATGCAAACGCTCAACGAAATCCGCTCGACTTTTCTTAATTATTTCGGAGAAAACGGTCACGCGATTGTACCATCCAGCCCGCTGGTTCCACGGAACGATCCCACATTGATGTTCACTGCTGCGGGGATGGTTCAGTTCAAGAACCTGTTCACGGGCGTTGAGACGCGAGACTACACCCGCGCGACGACAGCGCAGAAATGTGTGCGCGCCGGCGGTAAACACAATGACCTTGATAACGTCGGCTATACCGCGCGGCACCACACATTCTTTGAGATGTTGGGAAATTTCAGCTTTGGTGACTACTTCAAAGAGGACGCTATTCCGCTTGCGTGGGATCTGCTGACCAAGGTGTTCGGCATTGATGCGTCGCGTCTGCTGGTGACAGTTTATCATACCGATGATGAAGCTGTTGAAATCTGGAAAAAGCACGCGGGCCTTAGCGATGACCGGATTATCCGCATTGCGACCGATGACAATTTCTGGTCCGCTGGTCCCACGGGTCCTTGCGGTCCCTGTACCGAGATTTTCTATGACCATGGGGATCACATCTGGGGTGGCCCTCCTGGTTCCCCTGACGAAGACGGTGACCGGTTTGTTGAAATCTGGAACCTCGTATTCATGCAGTACGAGCAGTTCGAGGATGGCACCCGCCGTGATCTGCCGAATAAATCCATCGATACCGGCATGGGGATTGAGCGGGTCGCCGCCCTGCTGCAAGGCACGAACGACAACTATGCAACCGACTTGATGCGTAGCTTGATCGAGGCATCTGCCAACGCCTCCAGCACGGATCCTGACGGTCCGGGCAAAACGCATCACCGTGTGATTGCTGACCACCTGCGCTCCACCTCTTTTCTGATGGCCGATGGCGTAATGCCCAGCAACGATGGCCGTGGCTATGTGTTGCGTCGCATCATGCGCCGCGCCATGCGTCACGCCCATCTGTTGGGTGTGCAAGACCCGCTGATGCACCGCCTGGTTCCGGCTTTGGTGACGCAGATGGGGCAGGCTTATCCAGAATTAGGGCAAGCGCAAAGCATGATTGAGCAGACGCTGCTGCAAGAAGAAACGCGGTTCCGCCAGACGCTGGACCGCGGCCTGAAGCTGTTGGACGACGAGCTGGTGAAACTGCCGGAGGGGGCCAATCTGCCCGGTGCCGCGGCGTTCAAGCTGTATGACACATTCGGCTTTCCGCTTGACCTTACGCAGGATGCGCTGCGTGAAAAGGGCCGTGCAGTGGATACAGAAGGTTTTGACACCGCCATGGCCGAACAGAAGGCCAAAGCCCGTGCAGCTTGGTCCGGTTCGGGTGAGGCGGCAGATGCCGCAATTTGGTTTGACGTTGCTGATAAATCCGGCCTGACGGAGTTTCTCGGGTACGATACCGAAACTGCGGAAGGCAAGATCGCAGCGCTTGTGCAAGACGGCAAAGCGGTCGCTGAAGTTGGCGAAGGTAAGGACGTTCAGATCGCCCTTAACCAAACGCCCTTTTACGCCGAAAGCGGTGGCCAGCTGGGCGATACGGGCATCATCCGGACGGATACAGGTACAGCGCGTGTGACCGATACGCGCAAGGCGGCGGGTGTCTTTATTCATTTTGCGAAAGTCGAAAAGGGTAGCATTTCCAATGCGCAATCCGCCGTTCTTGAGGTGAATCACGAACGTCGGACGGCGATCCGCGCCAATCACTCTGCAACGCACCTGCTGCATGAAGCCCTGCGTCACGCGCTTGGGGATCATGTTGCACAGCGTGGCTCTCTTAATGCCCAGGACCGGCTGCGGTTCGACTTTAGCCACAATGAACCTGTCAGTGCCGAAGACATGTCGCGAGTTGAGGCCGAGGTGAACAGCTATATCCGCCAGAACTCTCCGGTCGAAACGCGGATTATGACGCCGGATGACGCACGCGGACTGGGTGCGCAGGCATTGTTCGGAGAGAAATACGGCGATGAGGTCCGCGTGGTTTCCATGGGCCGTCAAAGCGGTTCGGGCAAAGGCACAGACGGCGGCACCTATTCGCTAGAGCTTTGCGGTGGCACGCATGTGGCCCGCACCGGTGATATTGGTGCTTTTGTGATGCTGGGCGATAGTGCCAGCAGCGCGGGTGTGCGCCGCATCGAGGCGCTTACTGGTGAGGCGGCAATCGCGCATCTGCGGGCGCAGGACGAATTATTGAGCCGCACTGCGCTAGAGCTCAAGAGCCCTGCGGCATCAGTTCCCGAACGTGTGCGCGCGCTGATGGATGAGCGCCGGAGCCTTGCCAACGAAGTCGCACAACTGCGCCGCGAGCTTGCTATGTCCGGCGGAACAAGTGCGCCAGAAGCGCGCGAAATCAATGGTGTAGCGTTCCATGCTCAAGTGCTTAGCGGGATCACCGGTAAGGATTTGCCTGCCTTGGTAGACGAGCATAAGGCGCGCCTTGGGTCAGGTGCGGTATTGCTGATCGCCGATACCGGCGGCAAAGCTGCTGTTGCGGCGGGCGTGACTGCTGACTTGACCGCACAGCTTTCCGCTGTGGACATTCTGCGTGCTGCTGTGGCTGAACTGGGCGGTAAGGGTGGCGGTGGCCGTCCTGATATGGCGCAGGGCGGTGGTGCTTCTGCCGATAATGCCGAGGCTGCGATTGCAGCCGCTGAAACCATTTTGAAAGGATAAGCCCCATGGGAGCACTCTGGATCGCCCACGTCACTGTCACGGACGAGGAAGCCTATAAGAAATACGCAGCCGGTGCGACGGTTGCTATCGCAGAACATGGCGGTGAATTCATCGCCCGTGGTGGCCGTTTTGTTCAGCTTGAGGGCAAAGAGCGCCCCCGAAATGTGGTGGCCCGTTTCCCCGATGTGGAAACGGCCGAGCGTTGCTATCACTCAGCGGCCTATCAGGCGGCACTGGAGCACGCAAAAGGCGCTTCGGAGCGTGAATTGATGATCATCGAAACCAGCGAATAGGCTGGCGGCACGGCGTCAGCTTTTCACTACGTTGATATGAACTAACGATAAAAAAAGGCGCTCCAATCAGGAGCGCCTTTTTTCCATTTAGGCTGATTTGGCCATCCGCTTGCGTTCATGCGGATCCAGATAACGCTTGCGCAGGCGGATCGCGTTTGGCGTCACCTCCACCAGTTCGTCATCGTCGATATAGGCAATCGCTTCTTCGAGGCTCAGCGTGATTGGCGTGGTCAGGCGTACCGCTTCGTCTGTACCAGAGGCACGAACGTTGGTCAGCTGTTTGCCTTTCAGCGGGTTCACTTCCAGATCATTTTCACGGCTGTGCTCACCGATGATCATACCAGTATAAACGTCTGTTTGCGCACCGATGAAGAAACGGCCGCGATCTTCGAGCTTCCAGAGCGCGTAAGAAACAGCAACGCCGTTTTCCATTGAGATCAGAACACCTGCACGACGACCCGGGATCGGACCTTTGTGCGGTGCCCATGAATGGAACACACGGTTCAGAACACCTGTGCCGCGCGTGTCGGTTAGGAATTCGCCGTGGTAACCGATCAGACCGCGCGATGGCACGTGGGCCACGATGCGGGTTTTGCCAGCACCTGCTGGCTTCATCTCGACCAGTTCGCCTTTGCGCACGCCGGTCAGCTTTTCGATCACCGCGCCAGAGTATTCGTCATCCACGTCGATTGTAGCTTCTTCGATAGGCTCGTGGCGGACGCCGTCGATTTCCTGAAACAGAACCTGCGGACGCGAGATTGACAGCTCAAAACCTTCGCGGCGCATGTTTTCGATCAGAACGCCCATCTGGAGTTCACCGCGACCCGCAACTTCAAACGCTTCGCCACCAGGGGTGTCGGAGATTTTGATCGCTACGTTGGATTCGGCTTCTTTGTGCAGACGCTCGCGAATGACGCGTGACTGGACTTTCTTGCCGTCACGACCCGCCAACGG is drawn from Sulfitobacter sp. S223 and contains these coding sequences:
- a CDS encoding DUF1330 domain-containing protein, which encodes MGALWIAHVTVTDEEAYKKYAAGATVAIAEHGGEFIARGGRFVQLEGKERPRNVVARFPDVETAERCYHSAAYQAALEHAKGASERELMIIETSE